The Acinetobacter wuhouensis genome includes the window GACTGACTGAATATGAAACTGACTCAATAAAAAATCAGTCGATCTTAAATTTGACCTGGAATATTTTTGCTCGCCACTTTATCAGTTTGCGCAGCACGGAATTCCGCAACATTTTTTGCAATTTCTGGACGTGTCAAACCTAAAATCTGTGCTGCCATAATTGCCGCATTGGTTGCACCCGCAGGGCCAATCGCCAATGTACCCACTGCAATACCCGCTGGCATTTGCACGATAGAAAGCAAAGAATCTACGCCATTCAAAATAGAAGATTTAACTGGAACACCCAATACAGGAAGATCAGTTTTTGCCGCACACATACCTGGTAAATGCGCCGCACCACCTGCACCTGCAATAATCACTTGAATACCACGTTCACGTGCAGTTTCAGCATATTCAAATAAGCGGTCTGGCGTACGATGCGCAGAAACAACTTCGGCTTCAAAAGGGACACCAAGCTGTTTAAGCATATTGGCAGTGTTTTCGAGAGTCGCCCAATCAGATTGAGAACCCATGATAATTCCAACTAAAGGAGCGTCTTGTACAGCGGCCGCATTCATTGCATATATTCCGTAAACGAATGTAAGGAAGTTTAAAAACTGATGATCAGTGTTTAAATGAATATCAAGAAGCTCGCTATTATAGACTGATTTTTCAGCTCAAGAAAATTTTACAGATAGAGCAGGGCGATATTTTCATTATTTTTTTAGCGAATAGGAATAATTTGGATTGAACTAGGCAATAACATTGAAATTAATTAAGATAGAACAACAACATCTGCAAGAAAATATACAATGAAAAAACTTCTCAGTATTCTTACCCTAGCACTCTGCGCGACTCAGAGCTATTCAGCATTGGTTAATTTAAACACCAATGAATTCAATACAACTTTTAAAAATCTCAATAAAGAAAAAGGCTATATGGGTGAGATCAAAAGTTCTGCACTCACTGGTGGGACGCATGAAAAATTTATCGTGACAGGGAAAAAGGTCACTTATGACAAAGAACCCATTGCCATGACAGGATATTATGTTGGCCCAACTGAGATTGGCAATACCTATTCTATTGCTGAATACCATGTGTATTGCGAAGACCAAGCCTATAATACGGTGATTTCAGGATTTGAGCCGAATGGCGAATTATCTTTTACAACTTTAGATACAGATTATGCCTTTGATTACGAAGATCCAACTGATCGGGATAAGAAGTTTTCACAGATCCTCAAAAAAGCATGTAAATACAAAATAGATTGAGTTTTGACTCATTACTATCATCATTTTAAATCTAAGCGTTGATGTTTCAAATGATGCATCAACGCGTTTAGCGAATCTTCATGTTTTACTGACTTCTAAAGACAAAATAAACACAGCCCAGTAAACATAAACCTGCCCATAAATAATCAAGCTTAAAAGGTTGTTTAAATAGAAAAATCATAAAGGGAACAAAGACTAAAAGTGTCACCACTTCTTGGGTAATTTTCATCTGTCCCATCGACCAACCATGTGTTGCCAATAAACGCGTCGCGGGAATCATAAAACTGTATTCAAGTAAGGCAATGATCCAACTCAATAAAATGGCTTTCCACAAAGGCGCATCATGCGGTAAAAATTTTAAATGACCATACCATGCCAAGGTCATAAAACAGTTGGAAATAATGAGAAGTAAAAGAGGGAGAGATAAAGCCATTTTTAGCTCAGATTTTTAGGATGATTATAGATTACACTGCTAATGTCCATCATAATAAATACTAGAGAAAAAATTATTAAAATATGCATTTACTGTTGAACTATCGTTCAGTTAGAGAATATATAGGGAGTAATTAATTGTTAAAAATACTGGAAAAATTACTGTCAAGAAAAGTAAATGCAGACATGCTATTTCTTTCAGAATTATTAACTTACAAAGGTGAAAGTCAAATTTTATTGGTCAACTATTTTGATCAAGTTACACTAGACTATTCACTACACAGCTTAACTTTTATAGATGAATATTTACTGCTTATTCGACAATATTTTATCGAAACTAAATTAAAAAAACTGAATGAAGAAGAACATCAACATTTTATTCAAGATATTGTCACTATCTCTTTAAGAATTGGTGCATATGTAGGTGAAACTATCCGTGAAAATGATCAAAAACAACAATGGTATTGGATTAAATCAAACAAGAAGAGAAAACTAAATCCAATTTTGCTTAAGGTGACGCAATCTGATCCTAAACATTCTAGTGCAATATTAACCAATGGAACACTCTATGAATTTCCAATGAATATCGTGATTGACTTAATTACGCTCCCGCACAAAGAAAAAAATACGCTATCTCACTATGTGGATGAAGTTTTAAATTTAACAAGTCACTCGATTTAAAACATATCTATTTTACGATACAAGAAAAACTATCTTTTCCCTTAAACCCTTGCTATCGTTGCTTTCAAATCAAATGAATCACGACAACACCACAACAACAAAGTGATGTGTCTAAAAGAAGTGGAGTGAGAACAAATGCATCTGCATATCTTGGGTATCTGTGGCACCTTTATGGGTTCTTTGGCGTTATTGGCGCGTGATTTAGGACATAAGGTGACAGGTTCAGATGCAAACGTGTATCCACCGATGTCGACCCAATTGGAAAATGCAGGCATTACTTTAATGCAAGGCTATGACCGTAGCCATTTGCAACCACATCCTGATCTAGTGATCGTGGGCAATGCCATGAAACGTGGTATTGATGCCGTAGAATATATGCTGAATGAAGGCTTACCTTATATTTCAGGACCACAATTTCTTGCAGATCATGTTTTACAAGG containing:
- the purE gene encoding 5-(carboxyamino)imidazole ribonucleotide mutase — translated: MNAAAVQDAPLVGIIMGSQSDWATLENTANMLKQLGVPFEAEVVSAHRTPDRLFEYAETARERGIQVIIAGAGGAAHLPGMCAAKTDLPVLGVPVKSSILNGVDSLLSIVQMPAGIAVGTLAIGPAGATNAAIMAAQILGLTRPEIAKNVAEFRAAQTDKVASKNIPGQI
- a CDS encoding DMT family protein, whose product is MALSLPLLLLIISNCFMTLAWYGHLKFLPHDAPLWKAILLSWIIALLEYSFMIPATRLLATHGWSMGQMKITQEVVTLLVFVPFMIFLFKQPFKLDYLWAGLCLLGCVYFVFRSQ